The proteins below come from a single Aphanothece sacrum FPU1 genomic window:
- the pyrE gene encoding orotate phosphoribosyltransferase has product MTSSSPAAISVSTADLSMLRSYLLDLLVKRAYQEGDFILSSGQPSSYYINGKQVTLNAEGSLAIGRLLLSLLPKDTQAVAGLTLGADPIVTAVSVVSAYENRPLDALIIRKEAKGHGTQAYIEGPTLPPEAKVVVLEDVVTTGKSAMLAVERLRNVGYQVEQIIALVDREQGGAAFYQSQSLSFQPLFSIREIQQAYQAINQ; this is encoded by the coding sequence ATGACTTCTTCTTCTCCAGCAGCTATTTCAGTCTCTACGGCTGATTTATCGATGTTACGTTCTTATCTTCTCGATTTATTGGTTAAGCGTGCTTATCAAGAAGGAGATTTTATTCTCTCTTCTGGACAACCCAGTTCTTACTATATTAATGGTAAACAAGTTACTCTCAATGCCGAAGGTTCTTTAGCCATTGGCCGTTTACTCCTATCTCTTTTACCTAAAGATACCCAAGCTGTGGCAGGATTGACTTTAGGGGCTGATCCCATCGTTACTGCCGTTAGTGTAGTGTCTGCTTATGAAAATCGTCCTCTAGATGCCTTAATTATTCGTAAAGAAGCTAAAGGCCATGGCACACAAGCTTATATTGAAGGCCCCACCTTACCCCCAGAAGCTAAGGTCGTTGTCTTAGAAGATGTGGTAACTACAGGTAAGTCCGCCATGTTAGCCGTAGAACGATTACGGAATGTTGGTTATCAAGTAGAACAAATTATCGCTCTAGTTGATCGTGAACAAGGAGGGGCCGCTTTTTATCAGTCTCAAAGCTTAAGTTTTCAGCCTCTTTTTTCGATTCGGGAGATTCAACAAGCTTACCAAGCAATTAATCAATAA